A region from the Brassica napus cultivar Da-Ae chromosome C8, Da-Ae, whole genome shotgun sequence genome encodes:
- the LOC106415370 gene encoding glutaredoxin-C5, chloroplastic — protein sequence MAVTAFNTLRLVSSSLDSIPSISFSTSYSLSLISVGGITCSDVKRCLKHTCSVRAMSSSSSSAASSSTFGSRMEESVKKTVTENVVVVYSKTWCSYCIEVKTLFKRLGVQPLVIELDELGPQGPQLQKVLERLTGQRTVPNVFVGGKHIGGCTDTVKLKRKGDLALMLAEANGKTDQTLRK from the exons ATGGCAGTCACAGCATTCAACACATTGAGACTTGTATCGTCTTCTCTAGATTCGATTCCTTCAATctctttttctacttcttatTCGTTATCTCTGATCAGCGTCGGTGGCATCACATGTTCTGATGTCAAAAGATGTCTAAAGCACACATGTTCTGTCCGAgccatgtcttcttcttcttcttcggctgCTTCGTCTTCTACCTTCGGATCAAGAATGGAGGAGAGCGTGAAGAAAACGGTGACTGAGAACGTTGTCGTTGTTTACTCCAAAACATGGTGCTC ATACTGTATTGAAGTGAAGACATTGTTCAAGAGACTTGGAGTTCAGCCATTGGTGATCGAATTGGATGAACTTG GTCCACAAGGGCCACAACTGCAGAAGGTACTGGAAAGACTTACTGGACAACGCACTGTTCCTAATGTGTTTGTTG GAGGCAAGCACATTGGTGGCTGCACAG ATACAGTGAAGCTGAAGAGGAAGGGAGATCTGGCATTGATGTTAGCTGAAGCCAACGGTAAAACCGATCAGACT